The window TCCATTTAACCAATGAGTTTTGATCTGCTGATTAAAAAATCTGATGATCACACTTTATTATCCTACTTCTGAAACTCTTTTCTTTATCTCAACACACCTCAAAGCTCCTGCCTCATTCACAACAGCATTACTGATTTAGCAGAATGTCCCAAGTGTGATATGCATCTTACAGAAGGGACAGCACTCCATCAACCGTTATTGCACATATAAATGAGTCTCCCCAAAGGTCCTGCTGTCCTCTTGCAGTCAACACACTGATAAATGAATGGTCGTCTGATCGGCTCTGCTGGAATTACAGTGCTTTGCTACAATGGGTGAAAAAAGTGTTGTAGTTCATCTTATCTGTGGACAGCTCATCCATAACCTGTCCTAGTCCCACTTTGTCGCTGTCTGCTGTAAGTGCTGCAGGTGAGAGAGAAGATCAATACAATTTTTCACAAGTTGAAAATAAGATAAGGCACATTCATCACATAAAGATGCAGCTGGTTCATTTTTAAGATCCCAAACCAAAGGAGTCTAGTATATTGTCTCTACAACTGCTCTTGTCAAGTCAGTAAAAGGGTCTTTttataacatataatataatgttGTATAGTGttctctttatttgttgtttctagtgaaatattttatgaaatgtaatttttaagcATTTGACTGCTATCCAGTCTagtatgtgttgtattttagtGGATTTTGATATTGAGCAACAATTAGACTCTATAGGCATGCTAGCATGTCTGTGCTGTTGCAGCCTACTGGATATAAATGCTCATATCCCAGGCTAACATGCTTACAACACCAATGctagcatgtagatgttaagAATGTTCAGATTTTCTAATAAGCAGGATTGGGCCAATGACTTCAGAAGAACCCTTAGAAATCCAGAGGTTTTACAATCTTCTGAccattttaaacagaaagaaaacaggtACAGTACTGAGACTGTTGTCTGCTTTGTTACTTTAAATGCATAATGACTGCCCTTGGTTCATACTGGTTTGATATGTGTTGATGGGTTGCCTGGCAGTGCAATGCCAATTCAATGTGCATTacaaactgagaaaaataaaatagcacatGAACGGGTggaaaaaatatgcaaaaggAGAACAGGCAACCAAGCAATACACTACTCAACAACCCAGGATAAACAAGATGTTTTTACAGCAAGAACAAGCTTGTGATCCATACTGTGAAACATGTCCCTAGTCTCGAGTGTACATCACATGCATCAAATATacacaaactttattttgatgTCTTTATTTGATGATGCTGCGTTTTCTTTTTGAACAACAATTTCAAGCTTTGCACAAAAAGATTCTGACCACAACAGCCTGTGCTCTGCTTTGTATCTGGGCTGCGGGATGAGCATAACATCACATATCAGATCCAGCCAATGACTACATACCCAATTACAAGATTCAAAGACATCTGAGAGGCGTCCAATTGGATATCATGACACTATGCGGTGATAACTGATTTTTCTCCATGACCAGAAAGTCATATTTCCACCAAAGCACATTTAGTAGTTAGGCCACCCGAGAGAATTAAAATCAATATCATCAGTGAAATAAAACCCTGTGAGAAAACAGTGAGCGTGTTCAGTCAAACCCATCAAATTAAagaacaataacattttaaataataatgttaataataagtgttttactatttttttttccaaacagaaaaataaattcctttggtcgagtaaaaaaaacaagaaataaaataataatagtcaaCTTCTTTCACCAGTCTTATGTCCCTCATGTTTCTACTGTCAACCAGGTTCTTGAGGCTCTAAGGCTGCAAAGGAGGTGTCAAGGCAATATGGTTATGGTGCCCCTGGTGCTCCATGCTGCAGCATGCTGGGAGGAGGACTAGAGGAATAGGAGGGGGGGCAGAGGCATTGGAAGAGCACCAGTGAGTCCTCAGACAGCAGGTGACGGTGCATCAGGGTCAGGCTCGTTGCTGTAGTTGTTGCTGTAGTGATTCCCACTAGGCAGCTGATTGGGCAGGATGTCCAGTTCATCCACCTGGGGACCAGGGTGCATCACCACCAGCTGGTCCTGGGGgatgtctgctgctgctgccgccagGTTAGTGATGGACTTGGACTTGACACACTGGAAGTCCACATGGCGGCTTTTACCCTCTTCTTTCTCCCAGGACATGCGGATGAAGGGCCTCTGGACGTAGTTGTAAATGACCTCTGGACGCCCACCCGGTCGTTTTTTGACCTTCTCTTTATATGTAGGGTAGCCTGTCAAATGAAAAGTGTGGGAGTATCATTAGCTCATCCTGGAATACAAAAACACCAGAATGATGACACAAAAGCGTATTAACCAGGAGGCGACGTGCTCCACACAATAAACATTTGTCAGTGCTTCCAAGAAACTCAGGGATATCTCTCTAGTTTGTTTTATGACTGTGGTATTTCCATATGAATGAAGGGAGAAGATTGTTGAACTTACCTTCAATGCCCagtcttattttctttaatcctCTCTCTTTTAGAACAGATTTGGCAACATCTCGGTTCTCAATATACTTGAAAAATCTGTACAGTTTTGTGCTGTAGataactgcaaagaaaaaacagaaacaagattGAACACACGTCTATCTTTTGTATACGCGCAGACCTGTGTGTCTGTAATTGAGTGTACTCACTCTGTGAATACTCTTCTCCCATTTGTGGTGGGTATTCTTCATCCCAGTCAACCACATCATCATCAGTAAGGACTACAATGTGGCACTCCCTCTCACCGCTCTGGGCACTGGCCACCATCAGAGGCAGAACCATTTCCTCCAGGTAAAACTCAAACTGCCGTCGAGCTCCATCATTGGACAGCTCATGCATCAGGGCACCTGATAACACAGGATGGGTTAAACAACGTGAACCAATCATACTGGCTCTCAGTTCTCCACACCATGGACAATAACAGGAATGAAATCTACCCACAATAGATTAGATTTATGATAATCCgctttatttgtgttgtgtaaGGCTTTATTGAGAGGCGAGGCAGTCTTGCTGTGTCTCTTACTCGCTCTGACTCAAACTGCTTCCGTTAATGGGTAACACTAACACTAGCGCCCCAGAGAAAATACTCACTaaggtctctgcatttgatgGTGCTGTAGTCGAAGGAGATGCATAGATAGTCACATGCCTCACGCAACTCAGGGATGGAGATTCCATCAGGACAGCGGATTATCCCAGATTTATAGTAATCCTGTCAATTAGAGAGAAACCACATAGAAGGCAGTCATttcaaacactttattaataccGTAACGCACATGAAATGTGACGCCTGGAACCATCGATCGATGGCAAGTTAACATTTTACTTTAGCTAGCTTGCATGATTATATTTGCCTGCCTATTATTCCCACCTTTCTTTAgttaaagtgtgtatttgtattttcatgaGGGTTAtaatatttttgcctttttttgttgggTGTTGTTTTGGCCTATGGTCATTTTGGAGACCAAGTTTGTCTATGACTTTAGGCGTATTTTAGTCCACCGTCATTGTTATAAACAGAGCAGATGTAAGACAGAGACTGACCAGAATTGCTCGGAAAACTGTAGAGCTAATGCCCTCAGCAACCTCGTACTCCCCCTTCTCGTTGGGCCTTGTGAAATTATGTTCTCTTCCGGATCCAAAcattctgaaataaagaaacTTGAGTTTAGTTTAATGGAAGCTTCGATGGCTATTTTAGACCCTTATTTAATATccatgtgtgtttaatgtactGGGTCAAAGTATACTGTACCTGCCCAACATGGTATTTGGTTGTGCAATGAAGATAGAAGGATCTACTACAAAGCGTGTGTTGTCAACAATCAGAGTGACTCTTTCTGAGGTCCTAATGTTTCGGTTTCCCACAGTGGCACCCGCCCCTCCTTCCTTGGGATTCTCATAGACGAAAACCATTTCTCCAACTCCCAAGCTCTTGAAGGTGCCTTCAGTGCTTGACAGGCTGCTCGTGCGACTGCTCACCACCCCACTGCTGCTGGAGCCGCTGGGAGAGACTCTCTGAGGCCGTGGGCTGCTGGGCCTCGATGACGGGCCACCATCTCGTTCCCGGTCTGCACACAGACAGGCAGAACAATGAAGCACAAAGGACTAGTTCCCTTTAATCGGACGACACACATTCTAtcagaaacataaaacaacttCATACATTTTCTAGCATTTTGAAGCTTGTTTTGATGATTCTGGTTTTTGATGAGAAACATTGTTAAGAAACCAGATTTGTTACCATCTTTGGGATGCATTTCAGTAGGTTTCCGCTGCTAGTACTGTCTGATCCAAAAACAACCAGACTGAACAGGACCCTACTCAGAACATGTGTGTTGTTTCAAAAAACAAGTTGTCTTGGTCTAAACATAAACAGGTGGATTGCTGccaatttgatttatttcatagCCAAAATCATGTCTGGTTTCGAGTTGATAAATGCTGCCAGCTGTTAAGTCGCTGTCGTGAATCTCTAACATGATATCCTTGTTGTTAGAAGCCTTGTATCCTATGCATGATAACACACTCACCACTGTTGTGTTGGCGGGTGGGTGAGGTTAGGTTGCGAATGCAGGGGGTGAGCTGGCCTTCTCTCTCGTGTGAGGAGTCCCTGGAGCGATCGCTGGAGCGGCGGCGGTCACGTGAACGGTCAGAGCCTCCACTGGCACCATGCAtgctcatcttcctctcttctgcctCCACTCGAGACGGCTGGGCCGGACTgctgctttacaaaacaaaagcataccaaacattcctctctctttctcaagCCAAGATGAGCAAGTAGTAAAGATATGACACACAAGCATGTGTATGTACAAGTTAACTGTAAGTGGTGTAACACACTTACACCAGTTACAGTGAAACACGCTTGGAagattgcattaaaaaaatggttaTAAAAAACATTGGTGACATTATAACATGAACTAAGAGAAATTTGTATATTCATCATTCACATGTTTGTTCTATTTGGTGCCATTTCTGATGGTTCCCCACTGTTACCTGCCTGATCTCGCTtaagtaaaatgaaaacaacattcattcaaataattTCCCAGACATTTTCGGGCTAACATAAGtgtccttaaaacaacaacCAGACCTACGACACTCTTTAAGCTTGTAAAAGAGTATGACGCAAAGACTAAGAATGCAGCCAAGTCGGATGTTAAAGCAGCTTGACATCCGACTTGATGTTTAATCTGACAAAGAACAATTATCAGATGTGCATGAGCTTTAGATCAAAGAAGAAGTGTGTAGGTTAATCAAACCTGAAGGTCAAATCAGCCTACTGTCAGTAATAAAGACGTCAGCAAACAGGGTATGGAACCCattgaaaggaaaaaaggaaatggggTAGGCACAGCAGCAGGCCAATTATGGGCAGTCAGTACAAACCCACCCACTGACCACAGGCAGACCTCACAGGTACCCCCTCCTTGGCCTGGGACCAAAGGCTTAAGTCTCAGCGCTTCCTGCCTGTTCATATCCGCCTTTCTATTGTTCCTTaagtagaaaaaaaatacaaacgaTACGCTACAGGAAAAGGACCTCACAGGGCAGGATGGAGGAACCAA of the Eleginops maclovinus isolate JMC-PN-2008 ecotype Puerto Natales chromosome 4, JC_Emac_rtc_rv5, whole genome shotgun sequence genome contains:
- the btbd10b gene encoding BTB/POZ domain-containing protein 10 isoform X2; its protein translation is MAARLESYDSNSSDTENWERNAASRPRKLCKHSSSPAQPSRVEAEERKMSMHGASGGSDRSRDRRRSSDRSRDSSHEREGQLTPCIRNLTSPTRQHNSDRERDGGPSSRPSSPRPQRVSPSGSSSSGVVSSRTSSLSSTEGTFKSLGVGEMVFVYENPKEGGAGATVGNRNIRTSERVTLIVDNTRFVVDPSIFIAQPNTMLGRMFGSGREHNFTRPNEKGEYEVAEGISSTVFRAILDYYKSGIIRCPDGISIPELREACDYLCISFDYSTIKCRDLSALMHELSNDGARRQFEFYLEEMVLPLMVASAQSGERECHIVVLTDDDVVDWDEEYPPQMGEEYSQIIYSTKLYRFFKYIENRDVAKSVLKERGLKKIRLGIEGYPTYKEKVKKRPGGRPEVIYNYVQRPFIRMSWEKEEGKSRHVDFQCVKSKSITNLAAAAADIPQDQLVVMHPGPQVDELDILPNQLPSGNHYSNNYSNEPDPDAPSPAV
- the btbd10b gene encoding BTB/POZ domain-containing protein 10 isoform X3; amino-acid sequence: MSMHGASGGSDRSRDRRRSSDRSRDSSHEREGQLTPCIRNLTSPTRQHNSDRERDGGPSSRPSSPRPQRVSPSGSSSSGVVSSRTSSLSSTEGTFKSLGVGEMVFVYENPKEGGAGATVGNRNIRTSERVTLIVDNTRFVVDPSIFIAQPNTMLGRMFGSGREHNFTRPNEKGEYEVAEGISSTVFRAILDYYKSGIIRCPDGISIPELREACDYLCISFDYSTIKCRDLSALMHELSNDGARRQFEFYLEEMVLPLMVASAQSGERECHIVVLTDDDVVDWDEEYPPQMGEEYSQIIYSTKLYRFFKYIENRDVAKSVLKERGLKKIRLGIEGYPTYKEKVKKRPGGRPEVIYNYVQRPFIRMSWEKEEGKSRHVDFQCVKSKSITNLAAAAADIPQDQLVVMHPGPQVDELDILPNQLPSGNHYSNNYSNEPDPDAPSPAV
- the btbd10b gene encoding BTB/POZ domain-containing protein 10 isoform X1, with the translated sequence MAARLESYDSNSSDTENWERNAASRPRKLCKHSSSSPAQPSRVEAEERKMSMHGASGGSDRSRDRRRSSDRSRDSSHEREGQLTPCIRNLTSPTRQHNSDRERDGGPSSRPSSPRPQRVSPSGSSSSGVVSSRTSSLSSTEGTFKSLGVGEMVFVYENPKEGGAGATVGNRNIRTSERVTLIVDNTRFVVDPSIFIAQPNTMLGRMFGSGREHNFTRPNEKGEYEVAEGISSTVFRAILDYYKSGIIRCPDGISIPELREACDYLCISFDYSTIKCRDLSALMHELSNDGARRQFEFYLEEMVLPLMVASAQSGERECHIVVLTDDDVVDWDEEYPPQMGEEYSQIIYSTKLYRFFKYIENRDVAKSVLKERGLKKIRLGIEGYPTYKEKVKKRPGGRPEVIYNYVQRPFIRMSWEKEEGKSRHVDFQCVKSKSITNLAAAAADIPQDQLVVMHPGPQVDELDILPNQLPSGNHYSNNYSNEPDPDAPSPAV